Proteins from a genomic interval of Nitrospina gracilis Nb-211:
- a CDS encoding NifU family protein, producing the protein MSVAEEKFSTKFEEAASKPKHRGAFYQEDATEKGMALVEAKFKDMKLYWLVDAVEGRVYSAKFFAYGGKVSVGICEQLCSMVKGLTIDEACSLLGADVERALRDDPDEPAVPESKKTAFGNVPELLKIIKEKYPEAKAVAQATASIKDSGAGKPKSARELTMQEQAWLDLSEEDQIKQVELVLDEKVRPALMSDGGNIQVLEVVDGERVLVQYQGACGSCGSSLGATLSFIERTLRQELYGDLQVVPNM; encoded by the coding sequence ATGTCTGTCGCCGAAGAAAAATTCTCCACTAAATTTGAAGAAGCCGCCTCCAAGCCGAAGCACCGCGGTGCCTTTTATCAGGAAGACGCCACGGAAAAGGGCATGGCGCTGGTGGAAGCCAAATTCAAGGATATGAAGCTGTACTGGCTGGTGGATGCGGTTGAAGGCCGGGTGTACAGCGCCAAGTTTTTCGCTTACGGAGGCAAGGTGTCCGTAGGCATCTGTGAGCAGTTGTGCTCCATGGTCAAGGGACTCACTATCGACGAAGCCTGTTCCCTTCTGGGGGCGGACGTCGAGCGCGCGCTCCGTGACGACCCGGACGAGCCGGCGGTGCCGGAGTCCAAAAAGACCGCCTTCGGCAACGTGCCGGAGTTGCTCAAGATCATCAAGGAAAAGTATCCGGAAGCCAAGGCCGTGGCGCAGGCCACGGCGTCCATCAAGGACAGCGGCGCCGGCAAACCGAAAAGCGCCCGCGAGTTGACCATGCAGGAACAGGCATGGCTGGACTTGAGCGAGGAAGACCAGATCAAGCAGGTCGAGCTGGTTCTGGACGAAAAAGTCCGCCCGGCCCTGATGTCCGACGGCGGCAACATCCAGGTATTGGAAGTGGTTGACGGCGAGCGGGTTCTCGTCCAGTATCAGGGGGCCTGCGGCAGTTGCGGCTCCTCGCTGGGGGCGACGTTGTCGTTCATCGAACGGACCCTCCGTCAGGAATTGTATGGCGACCTGCAGGTCGTCCCGAATATGTAG
- the sufC gene encoding Fe-S cluster assembly ATPase SufC, with product MLEINDLHAGFEGVEIVKGVSLTVNKGEVHAIMGPNGSGKSTLSKVLAGHPAYQVTAGTVTFEGKNLLEMDPEQRALEGIFLGFQYPVEIPGVNNAEFLRMAYNAKRVHNGEEELDPLDFDDLLEEKMKLVSMDPRYKDRALNDGFSGGEKKKNEILQMAVLQPKLGVLDETDSGLDIDALKAVASGINKLTSKDNALILITHYQRLLNYIEPHYVHVFSHGKIVKSGGKELALEVENQGYDWVATATK from the coding sequence ATGCTTGAGATCAACGATCTGCACGCCGGATTCGAAGGCGTCGAAATCGTCAAGGGTGTGTCCCTGACGGTCAATAAAGGGGAGGTTCACGCCATCATGGGGCCCAACGGGTCGGGCAAAAGCACACTGTCGAAGGTGCTGGCCGGACACCCGGCTTACCAGGTGACGGCGGGTACCGTTACGTTTGAAGGCAAGAATCTTCTGGAGATGGACCCGGAACAGCGCGCGCTGGAAGGCATCTTTCTCGGATTTCAGTATCCGGTGGAAATTCCCGGCGTCAACAATGCCGAGTTTTTGCGCATGGCGTATAACGCCAAGCGTGTGCACAACGGCGAAGAGGAACTCGATCCGCTGGACTTCGACGACCTCCTGGAAGAGAAGATGAAGCTGGTGTCGATGGACCCGCGCTACAAGGACCGTGCGCTCAACGACGGTTTCTCCGGCGGTGAGAAAAAGAAAAACGAGATCCTGCAGATGGCGGTGCTCCAGCCGAAGCTGGGCGTGCTCGACGAGACCGACTCAGGGTTGGATATCGACGCGTTGAAAGCCGTAGCCAGCGGCATCAACAAGCTCACCAGCAAGGACAATGCGCTGATCCTGATCACCCATTACCAGCGCCTGTTGAACTACATCGAACCCCATTACGTGCACGTGTTCTCTCACGGCAAGATCGTCAAGTCCGGTGGCAAGGAACTGGCGCTCGAGGTCGAGAAC
- the larE gene encoding ATP-dependent sacrificial sulfur transferase LarE: protein MTLHDKHKRMQAQIAALPGAVVAFSGGVDSTLVLAIAHAALGERVLAVTGRSPSVPERELEASKELARRIGAPHLILDTGEIHNPDYAANPANRCYFCKTELYDHLKRIAAERGLPYILNGTNADDLGDHRPGLVAADEARVLSPLADAGMSKQDVRDLSQKLGLPTWDKPAMACLASRVPYGQEVTAEKLSMIERAEDILLAMGLKQVRVRHHGDIARIEAPQDDLPMLLDPEQAQVIEAKFREIGFQFVTVDILGFRSGSLNQMLR from the coding sequence ATGACCTTACACGACAAGCACAAACGAATGCAGGCGCAGATCGCGGCGCTTCCGGGCGCAGTGGTTGCGTTTTCCGGCGGCGTGGACAGCACACTGGTGCTGGCAATAGCGCACGCCGCTTTGGGCGAGCGTGTGCTTGCCGTCACCGGTCGCTCGCCCAGCGTGCCGGAACGGGAGCTGGAAGCGTCGAAAGAACTTGCCCGGCGCATCGGCGCCCCACACCTGATCCTCGACACGGGCGAAATCCACAATCCCGATTACGCCGCCAACCCTGCCAACCGCTGTTATTTCTGCAAGACGGAGTTGTACGATCATCTGAAACGCATCGCCGCCGAACGCGGCCTGCCGTACATCCTGAACGGCACCAACGCCGACGACCTGGGCGACCATCGACCGGGGCTGGTGGCGGCGGACGAGGCGCGGGTGTTGAGTCCGCTCGCCGATGCGGGCATGAGCAAACAGGACGTGCGGGACCTGTCGCAGAAGCTGGGACTGCCCACATGGGACAAACCGGCGATGGCCTGCCTCGCCTCCCGTGTGCCGTACGGGCAGGAGGTGACGGCGGAAAAACTGTCGATGATCGAACGCGCCGAAGACATCCTGCTCGCCATGGGTCTCAAACAGGTGCGCGTGCGGCATCACGGCGACATCGCGCGCATCGAGGCGCCGCAGGACGACCTGCCGATGCTGTTGGACCCGGAACAGGCACAGGTAATCGAAGCCAAATTCCGCGAAATCGGGTTTCAGTTCGTTACCGTGGACATTCTGGGTTTCCGCTCCGGAAGCCTGAACCAGATGCTTCGCTGA
- the moaA gene encoding GTP 3',8-cyclase MoaA, whose amino-acid sequence MSISESQKRPILIDGMGRRIVNLRISVTDRCNFRCTYCMPADNVEFMDRSHLLSFEEIARIVGVVSKMGIFRLRLTGGEPLLRKDLPELVRMLRAVPGIEDIAMTTNAFFLKQHAKALREAGLHRLNISLDALDKDKFTHVNRRDCLEQVMEGIDAAREAGFPIKINAVAIRNFSEPEILKLVELGRSDGFEIRFIEFMPLDADHIWERDKVLFGHEILDIIHKKFELSPIQDSLEIGPASEYEFADGKGKIGIITAVSNPFCDYCNRIRMTADGKLRTCLFSTNEHNLKELVRDSNATDADVEQRIRAALVTKEPGHKINLDDFERPARAMHAIGG is encoded by the coding sequence ATGTCCATCTCCGAGAGCCAGAAACGCCCGATTCTGATCGACGGCATGGGCCGCCGCATCGTCAACCTGCGAATTTCCGTCACCGACCGCTGCAACTTCCGCTGTACGTACTGCATGCCGGCGGACAACGTTGAGTTCATGGACCGTTCGCATCTGCTCTCGTTTGAGGAGATCGCCCGCATCGTCGGCGTGGTATCGAAAATGGGCATCTTCCGCCTGCGGCTGACCGGCGGCGAACCGCTTCTGCGCAAGGATCTGCCGGAGCTGGTGCGCATGCTGAGGGCGGTGCCGGGCATCGAAGACATCGCCATGACCACCAACGCCTTCTTCCTGAAACAGCACGCGAAAGCGCTCAGGGAGGCGGGACTGCACCGGCTGAACATCAGCCTGGATGCGCTGGACAAGGACAAATTCACCCACGTCAATCGCCGCGACTGCCTGGAACAGGTGATGGAAGGCATTGACGCCGCGCGCGAAGCGGGTTTTCCGATCAAGATCAACGCCGTCGCCATCCGTAATTTCTCGGAGCCGGAAATCCTGAAGCTGGTCGAGCTCGGACGCTCCGACGGATTTGAGATCCGCTTCATCGAATTCATGCCGCTCGATGCGGACCACATCTGGGAACGCGACAAGGTACTGTTCGGCCACGAAATCCTCGATATCATCCACAAGAAGTTCGAGTTGTCTCCGATCCAGGACTCGCTGGAAATCGGCCCGGCCAGCGAATACGAATTCGCCGACGGCAAGGGCAAGATCGGCATCATCACCGCCGTCAGCAATCCATTCTGTGATTACTGCAACCGCATCCGTATGACCGCCGACGGCAAACTGCGCACCTGCCTGTTCTCCACCAACGAACACAACCTGAAGGAACTGGTGCGCGACAGCAATGCGACCGACGCCGATGTGGAACAACGCATCCGCGCCGCCCTGGTCACTAAGGAGCCGGGCCACAAGATCAATCTGGACGACTTCGAACGCCCTGCCCGCGCCATGCACGCCATCGGCGGCTGA
- the sufB gene encoding Fe-S cluster assembly protein SufB, translating into MAKETTRNVTDVDEVLENRGEYKYGWRTLIESETFPKGLNEDVIRAISKKKEEPEFMLDFRLKAYRKWLEMKEPKWPNVHYPPIDYQAVSYYSAPKQKEKLESLDEVDPEILRTFEKLGIPLEEQKRLSNVAVDAVFDSVSVATTHKKKLMEVGIIFCSISEALKEYPELVEEYLGTVVPVGDNYFAALNSAVFTDGSFVFIPPDTISPMELSTYFRINTEETGQFERTLIICSDNSYVSYLEGCTAPQFDTNQLHAAVVELVALDNAEIKYSTVQNWYAGDPETGKGGIYNFVTKRGKCQGKNSKISWTQVETGSAITWKYPSCILQGDNSQGEFYSVALTNGHMQADTGTKMIHIGKNTRSSIISKGISADHSSNSYRGLVKVNKGATNARNYTQCDSMLVGDKCSAHTFPYIETGNSSVQVEHEASTSKISEEQLFYFEQRGISRENAISALINGFCKEVFKQLPMEFAVEAEKLLALKLEDSVG; encoded by the coding sequence ATGGCTAAGGAAACCACCCGGAACGTCACGGACGTCGATGAGGTCCTCGAGAACCGGGGTGAATACAAATACGGCTGGCGGACGCTGATCGAATCCGAGACCTTCCCCAAAGGGTTGAACGAGGATGTGATCCGGGCCATTTCCAAGAAAAAGGAAGAGCCGGAGTTCATGCTCGACTTCCGTCTCAAGGCCTACAGAAAATGGCTGGAGATGAAAGAGCCCAAGTGGCCGAATGTGCATTACCCGCCGATCGACTACCAGGCGGTGTCCTATTACTCCGCGCCCAAGCAGAAGGAAAAACTGGAAAGCCTGGACGAGGTCGATCCGGAAATCCTGCGCACGTTCGAAAAGCTGGGCATCCCGCTGGAAGAACAGAAGCGGCTGTCCAACGTGGCCGTGGACGCGGTGTTCGACAGCGTCAGCGTCGCCACCACGCACAAGAAAAAGCTGATGGAAGTGGGCATCATCTTCTGCTCCATCTCGGAGGCGCTGAAAGAATATCCGGAACTGGTCGAGGAATACCTGGGCACGGTTGTGCCGGTGGGCGACAACTATTTCGCCGCGCTCAACAGCGCCGTGTTCACGGACGGGTCGTTCGTGTTCATTCCGCCGGACACCATCAGCCCAATGGAGTTGTCCACTTACTTCCGCATCAACACGGAGGAGACGGGGCAGTTCGAACGCACGCTCATCATCTGCTCGGACAACAGCTACGTGTCGTACCTGGAAGGGTGCACCGCGCCGCAGTTCGACACCAACCAGCTTCACGCGGCGGTGGTCGAGCTCGTGGCTCTGGACAACGCCGAGATCAAGTACAGCACCGTGCAGAACTGGTACGCCGGCGACCCGGAAACGGGCAAGGGCGGCATCTACAACTTCGTCACCAAGCGCGGCAAGTGCCAGGGCAAAAACTCGAAGATTTCCTGGACGCAGGTGGAAACCGGTTCCGCCATCACCTGGAAGTACCCGAGTTGCATCCTGCAGGGGGATAACTCGCAGGGCGAGTTCTACTCCGTGGCGCTGACCAACGGCCACATGCAGGCCGATACGGGCACGAAGATGATCCACATCGGCAAGAACACCCGGTCGAGCATCATCTCCAAGGGCATCTCCGCGGACCATTCCAGCAACAGCTACCGCGGCCTGGTGAAGGTGAACAAGGGCGCCACCAACGCGCGCAACTACACGCAGTGCGACAGCATGCTGGTCGGCGACAAGTGCAGTGCGCACACGTTCCCGTATATTGAAACCGGCAACAGCTCCGTGCAGGTGGAGCACGAGGCGTCCACCTCAAAGATCAGCGAGGAGCAGTTGTTTTATTTCGAACAGCGGGGCATTTCCCGCGAGAACGCCATCTCGGCGCTGATCAACGGCTTCTGCAAGGAAGTCTTCAAACAGCTTCCCATGGAATTCGCCGTCGAGGCGGAAAAGCTCCTGGCCCTGAAGCTGGAAGACAGCGTCGGCTGA